A stretch of the Gossypium hirsutum isolate 1008001.06 chromosome D07, Gossypium_hirsutum_v2.1, whole genome shotgun sequence genome encodes the following:
- the LOC107954289 gene encoding uncharacterized protein isoform X1, producing MFHFLQFLLTTFHTSVYVNTCHHLFFFPCFSIHLVETAVWHSQGGTKAPNKIKKKRVKIIQVLAVDPVMTADRSNPLVSVQPNALKFVCKFYLISVFTPMHACNAYIHDSIPRLCDQLVHGTGDDCSFDKFMELDYEDSSDRYVFLDASTYPFSILPQSEEMPK from the exons ATGTTTCATTTTCTTCAGTTTCTATTAACGACTTTTCATACCAGTGTTTATGTTAACACCTGTCACCATCTCTTCTTCTTTCCTTGTTTTTCTATCCATCTCGTGGAAACCGCAGTTTGGCATTCTCAGGGTGGCACCAAAGCtcctaacaaaataaaaaaaaag AGAGTGAAGATCATCCAGGTGTTGGCGGTGGACCCAGTCATGACTGCTGACAGGAGTAATCCATTGGTCTCTGTTCAACCCAATGCCCTCAAGTTCGTTTGTAAGTTCTACCTTATCTCTGTTTTCACTCCTATGCATGCATGTAATGCatacattcatgattcaattccaaggTTATGTGATCAACTTGTACATGGGACTGGAGATGACTGTTCCTTTGATAAGTTTATGGAATTAGATTATGAAGACTCTAGTGACAGATATGTTTTTTTGGATGCTAGCACATACCCATTCAGCATCCTCCCCCAATCAGAGGAAATGCCAAAATAA
- the LOC107954288 gene encoding zinc finger CCCH domain-containing protein 56 codes for MCGNLDTPSSSEETKTMDCLTGAVGNNCSFSVLLEFAADNDVEGFQRYMIASHVSLFGEVGLWYGCRKSSKQMVVEQRTPLMIAAWYGSVDVVKLILSLSEVDVNLSCGSDKRTALHCAASGGSIRAVEVVKLLLLAAADPCVSDAYGYRPSDVIVAPWNMPQIKVSLEELLNNRGPVCLEKLHDSGSSSLVSDVKITAVTCKTTDNIVSSAQEKEYPVDPSFPDINSSIYSTDEFRMFSFKIRPCSRAYSHDWTVCPFVHPGENARRRDPRKFHYSCAPCPDFRKGSCKQGDLCEYAHGVFESWLHPAQYRTRICKDGTTCKRRVCFFAHRPEELRPLYLSSGLGIQSPQSAASSVITMDKMGVLNLFPGSPSALTAISVSPFSPAMSPSANVISQAPTGWPQHVPTLHLSGSNLQGSRLRSSLNAKDMSAMELNMSLDFEVHQQRYLSNLSCLSQPHLAHKSSNLDGLFSTEVSSTRCPNQVTAMPILSPVLSDKLEQQQRVLSPIETNIFSPKNDHPLLQSTFDASLSERISTWNVEPLSPLNSLLSASTNLEKLQQSLHNLSTQELGYKLSNDLESKGVTGSLLNSWPKRETPNCKVDWPVQEDEFSQFHKSCSILHHGMEPTVSLVQSMVKESPSVPTTLATSSRTLPVKGSNSNFRGKLGDHEIFLALCKQLQLDKIMA; via the coding sequence ATGTGTGGCAACTTGGATACACCATCCTCATCTGAGGAAACCAAGACAATGGACTGTCTAACTGGAGCGGTAGGTAATAATTGTTCGTTCTCTGTTTTGCTTGAGTTTGCTGCTGATAATGATGTTGAGGGTTTTCAAAGATATATGATTGCAAGTCATGTTTCTTTGTTTGGTGAGGTTGGACTTTGGTATGGTTGCCGGAAGAGCTCCAAACAGATGGTCGTGGAGCAGAGAACTCCGTTAATGATTGCTGCTTGGTACGGTAGCGTCGATGTAGTGAAGTTAATTCTTTCCCTGTCAGAGGTAGATGTCAATCTCTCATGTGGCTCAGATAAGAGAACTGCTCTTCACTGTGCTGCTTCGGGCGGATCTATTAGAGCTGTAGAGGTTGTCAAGTTGCTTTTACTTGCTGCTGCTGATCCTTGTGTCTCTGATGCCTATGGATATCGCCCTTCTGATGTTATTGTTGCTCCTTGGAATATGCCCCAGATAAAAGTATCCCTTGAAGAGCTCTTAAACAATCGTGGTCCTGTTTGTCTTGAGAAATTACATGATAGTGGTTCATCATCCCTTGTATCAGATGTAAAGATAACTGcagttacatgtaagaccactgATAATATTGTTTCTTCTGCTCAAGAGAAGGAGTACCCTGTTGATCCATCTTTTCCTGATATTAATAGCAGTATTTACAGCACTGATGAGTTTCGTATGTTCTCGTTTAAGATCCGGCCTTGTTCCCGAGCTTATTCCCATGATTGGACTGTGTGTCCTTTTGTGCACCCAGGTGAAAATGCTCGAAGAAGAGACCCAAGAAAGTTTCATTACAGTTGTGCACCATGTCCTGATTTTCGTAAAGGGAGCTGTAAGCAGGGAGATTTGTGTGAATATGCTCATGGTGTTTTTGAATCCTGGCTGCACCCTGCCCAGTACAGAACTCGAATCTGCAAGGATGGCACAACTTGCAAACGTCGCGTCTGCTTCTTTGCCCATAGACCTGAGGAACTGCGACCACTTTATTTATCCTCTGGATTAGGCATTCAGTCTCCGCAATCTGCTGCCTCTTCTGTGATTACAATGGATAAGATGGGAGTTCTGAACCTTTTTCCTGGTTCTCCGTCAGCGTTGACAGCAATATCAGTGTCCCCATTTTCTCCAGCCATGTCACCTTCTGCTAATGTTATTTCTCAAGCACCAACGGGTTGGCCTCAACATGTTCCAACTTTGCATCTGTCCGGAAGCAATCTTCAAGGAAGCCGTTTGAGGTCCTCCCTCAATGCAAAAGACATGTCAGCCATGGAGCTTAACATGTCACTGGATTTTGAAGTGCATCAGCAGCGCTATCTCAGTAATTTGTCCTGTCTTTCACAACCACACTTGGCGCATAAGTCTTCAAATTTAGATGGGCTTTTTTCTACTGAGGTCTCTTCTACTCGATGTCCTAATCAAGTGACTGCTATGCCTATTTTATCTCCTGTGCTTTCAGATAAGCTAGAGCAACAACAAAGAGTGTTATCTCCAATTGAAACAAACATCTTCTCTCCCAAGAATGATCACCCTCTCTTGCAGTCTACATTTGACGCTTCCTTGTCAGAAAGAATTTCAACTTGGAATGTGGAGCCTTTATCCCCGTTGAACTCCCTATTATCTGCTTCTACTAACCTTGAGAAGCTGCAGCAATCACTTCACAACTTAAGCACACAGGAACTTGGATATAAGCTCTCTAACGATCTCGAATCAAAAGGTGTCACCGGTTCCCTTTTAAATTCTTGGCCAAAAAGGGAGACGCCCAATTGCAAAGTAGATTGGCCAGTTCAAGAAGATGAATTTAGTCAGTTTCATAAATCATGTTCTATTTTGCATCATGGCATGGAACCTACAGTTTCATTGGTTCAATCAATGGTGAAAGAATCTCCATCTGTTCCGACCACACTGGCAACCTCAAGCAGGACTCTTCCTGTTAAGGGTTCTAATTCTAACTTCCGTGGCAAACTCGGTGATCATGAAATATTTCTGGCATTGTGTAAACAGTTGCAGCTTGACAAGATTATGGCTTAG
- the LOC107954289 gene encoding proline--tRNA ligase, cytoplasmic isoform X2: MKNLKVRAVRCDNGEKTDISRVFLVEQVKGMLDKIQQNLFDVAKQKRDACIEVVKTWDEFVKALGQKKLILAPWCDEEEVEKDVKARTRGEMGAAKSLCTPFEQPELPEGETPFKERSWD; encoded by the exons atgaaaaatttaaag GTGCGTGCAGTTCGCTGTGACAATGGAGAAAAGACTGATATCTCTAGAGTCTTTTTGGTTGAACAAGTAAAAGGAATGTTGGATAAGATTCAACAGAACTTATTCGATGTGGCAAAACAAAAAAGAGATGCCTGCATTGAAGTTGTAAAAACGTGGGATGAGTTTGTAAAAGCTCTTGGACAAAAGAAACTGATCTTAGCTCCTTGGTGTGATGAGGAG GAGGTGGAGAAAGATGTGAAAGCTCGAACAAGGGGTGAGATGGGAGCAGCTAAGTCTCTTTGTACCCCATTCGAACAGCCTGAACTCCCAGAAG GTGAGACACCGTTTAAGGAAAGATCATGGGATTGA
- the LOC107954287 gene encoding pentatricopeptide repeat-containing protein At4g39530: MLISLQTLHFTPKNETNKAWNSIIKHQTKLKNDHTILSTFTHMQSLGLTPDKASLPLVLKACRKLNAIETGKRIHSSIRDTNLIEDVRVGTALIDFYGKCGFLEDARKVFDEMSERDLVSWNAMISGYAGCEEFEEVVFLVMTMQREGFRPNSRTLVAMILVCDKVAEVRLGKAIHGYCLRNGLFDLDAHVGTALISFYLSFFDVRASHLVFDLMAIRNTVCWNAMIMGYFDVGESSKALRLFEQMLMDGVEFDSVTVLALIQASAEFGSLELGDQIHQMAIKCSYSNDLFIVNALINMYAEIGCLKSACKLFDGIPTRDVALWNSMISAYIDYSYHGEAISLFIKMRTEGNKEDERTTVLMLSLCAESADALRKGRSLHAHACKTGMGMDINIGNAILNMYAEQNCMDSVRKVFGQMSNVDVISYNTLILVLARNKLGIEAWETFGIMRESDVKPNSYTIISILAACKDETCLNIGRSLHGFVIKQGIEVNAPLKTALTDMYINCGDETTAMNLFESSHGRDLISWNALISTYVKNNQAHEAFLVFSRMVSEVEPNSVTIINILSSCTHLAHLPQGRCLHSYMIRRESSLGRNLSLQNAFITMYARCGSMRNAEKIFETLTRRNIISWNAIITGYGMHGHGYDAILAFSQMLEDGFQPNEVTFISILSACSHSGMIEEGLQLFDSMVHDFNITPQLAHYGCVVDLLGRAGRLDKAREFIESMPIKPDASIWRSLLSAYRDHCYTKDAKAIFEKVVELDPKNPGNYVLLCNVYAAAGLWPEVSEMRRHLRAKGLRKPPGISWIVVRSQIHSFAAGDRSHPMADKIYANLNSLLQSIKEIGYVPDLRWILHDDEYI, from the coding sequence ATGCTGATAAGCCTCCAAACCCTCCATTTTACTCCCAAGAATGAAACCAACAAGGCTTGGAATTCAATAATCAAACACCAAACCAAGCTCAAAAATGACCATACAATTCTCTCTACATTTACCCATATGCAATCTCTGGGTTTAACACCCGATAAGGCCTCTTTGCCTTTGGTTTTAAAGGCCTGCCGGAAGCTCAATGCCATTGAAACTGGCAAGAGAATACACTCGAGTATTCGAGACACTAACTTGATCGAGGATGTTCGAGTTGGGACTGCCCTTATTGACTTTTACGGTAAGTGTGGTTTCCTTGAAGACGCGCGTAAGGTGTTCGATGAAATGAGTGAGAGGGATTTGGTCTCATGGAACGCAATGATATCAGGGTATGCGGGGTGTGAGGAATTTGAGGAGGTGGTTTTTTTGGTGATGACGATGCAAAGAGAGGGTTTTAGGCCGAATTCTCGTACATTGGTAGCGATGATTTTAGTGTGTGACAAGGTTGCGGAAGTGAGGTTAGGAAAGGCGATTCATGGTTATTGTTTGAGGAATGGGTTGTTTGATTTGGATGCTCATGTTGGTACTGCTTTGATTAGCTTTTACCTGAGTTTTTTTGATGTGAGGGCTTCTCATCTTGTGTTTGATTTGATGGCCATTCGGAATACAGTTTGCTGGAATGCTATGATTATGGGGTATTTTGATGTTGGAGAATCCTCGAAAGCTTTGAGACTTTTTGAGCAAATGCTCATGGATGGAGTCGAATTTGATTCTGTTACAGTGTTGGCTCTTATTCAGGCCTCCGCAGAATTTGGATCTCTTGAATTAGgtgatcaaattcatcaaatggctaTTAAGTGCAGTTATAGCAATGACCTGTTCATCGTAAATGCATTGATTAACATGTATGCAGAGATTGGATGTTTGAAGTCAGCATGTAAACTATTTGATGGTATTCCCACACGTGATGTTGCTCTTTGGAATTCTATGATATCTGCATATATTGACTACAGCTATCATGGGGAAGCCATTAGCTTGTTTATTAAAATGCGAACTGAAGGCAACAAGGAGGATGAGAGAACTACTGTTCTTATGCTTTCTTTATGTGCTGAGTCAGCTGATGCTTTAAGAAAAGGTAGAAGCTTACATGCACATGCATGCAAGACTGGGATGGGGATGGATATTAATATTGGGAATGCAATTTTAAATATGTATGCTGAACAAAATTGTATGGATTCTGTCAGAAAGGTTTTTGGTCAGATGAGTAATGTAGATGTAATCTCGTATAACACATTGATCCTAGTTCTGGCTCGGAACAAGTTGGGTATTGAGGCATGGGAAACCTTTGGTATAATGCGAGAATCTGATGTTAAACCTAACTCTTATACAATTATTTCAATCCTTGCTGCATGCAAAGATGAAACTTGTCTGAATATTGGGAGGTCACTCCATGGTTTTGTGATAAAGCAAGGGATAGAGGTGAATGCACCCCTGAAAACCGCATTAACAGATATGTATATTAACTGCGGTGATGAAACTACAGCTATGAATCTCTTCGAGAGTTCACACGGTAGAGATTTGATCTCATGGAATGCTTTGATTTCCACCTATGTTAAAAATAACCAAGCTCATGAAGCTTTTTTAGTATTTAGCCGCATGGTTTCTGAAGTGGAGCCCAACTCAGTTACAATAATAAATATCCTCTCGTCATGCACCCATCTTGCTCATTTGCCTCAGGGTCGTTGTTTGCATTCTTACATGATACGGAGGGAATCCTCTTTAGGTCGCAATTTGTCTCTTCAAAATGCTTTTATAACAATGTATGCAAGGTGTGGAAGCATGAGAAATGCTGAAAAAATCTTTGAAACCTTAACAAGGAGAAATATTATCTCGTGGAATGCTATCATAACGGGTTACGGAATGCACGGTCATGGTTATGATGCTATTCTTGCCTTCTCGCAAATGCTAGAGGATGGTTTCCAACCAAATGAAGTAACTTTCATATCTATTTTATCAGCTTGCAGCCATTCTGGTATGATAGAGGAAGGATTGCAGCTTTTTGATTCAATGGTTCATGATTTTAACATCACCCCTCAGCTTGCTCACTATGGATGTGTAGTTGATTTGCTTGGTCGTGCTGGCAGGTTAGACAAGGCTAGAGAGTTCATTGAATCAATGCCCATCAAACCAGATGCTTCAATCTGGAGATCTCTGCTTAGTGCTTATAGAGATCATTGTTACACTAAAGATGCCAAGGCCATTTTTGAAAAAGTTGTTGAATTGGATCCAAAGAACCCGGGAAATTATGTCTTGCTTTGTAATGTATATGCTGCTGCAGGTCTTTGGCCAGAGGTCAGCGAAATGAGAAGACATCTCAGAGCTAAGGGCTTAAGAAAGCCTCCTGGAATCAGTTGGATTGTTGTTAGAAGCCAGATTCACTCTTTTGCTGCTGGAGATAGATCACACCCAATGGCAGACAAAATCTATGCAAATTTGAATTCCTTGTTGCAGTCAATTAAGGAAATAGGATATGTTCCTGATCTTCGTTGGATATTGCACGATGATGAGTACATCTAA